A genomic segment from Armatimonadota bacterium encodes:
- a CDS encoding tyrosine recombinase XerC, whose amino-acid sequence MHTSTNLQIRDTVNSAYSLHTAVELFCEDAQARGLRPRTVRFYRDTLARFAHAVNMPLEQIDPFTLRRYLLHRQQQVSSLHTVHADYRALRAFFRWLVRNELLNIDPMRKVSAPKTDTVCKPPLTEDEIRRILQACAGNDWLRRRDHALVLTLLDTGLRVGELVQMTVADGTTETFTVNGKSRRTRLVCLSAQTRLAIRKYVQSCPHRLDAESPLWVGVDGNPLTVHGVQEAIQRVGKRAGLKEHLGCHVFRRTFAIYSLRSGMSLEHLRELLGHRDFAMLKHYVQLVETDLRQAHQQHSPLRMLKMH is encoded by the coding sequence ATGCACACAAGCACAAACCTTCAGATTCGCGACACTGTCAACAGCGCGTATTCTCTTCACACTGCGGTGGAACTGTTCTGCGAAGACGCGCAAGCACGTGGACTGAGACCACGAACCGTGCGCTTCTACCGGGACACACTCGCCCGATTTGCGCACGCCGTGAACATGCCACTGGAGCAGATTGACCCCTTCACGCTGCGCCGGTACTTGCTCCACCGCCAGCAGCAAGTGTCCAGCCTGCACACTGTGCACGCCGACTACAGAGCACTGCGTGCTTTCTTCCGGTGGCTCGTGCGCAACGAACTGCTGAACATTGACCCCATGCGGAAAGTGTCTGCACCGAAGACCGACACGGTCTGCAAGCCGCCGCTGACCGAAGACGAGATTCGACGCATCCTGCAAGCGTGCGCGGGCAACGACTGGCTCCGCCGACGGGACCACGCTCTGGTGCTGACGCTGCTGGACACGGGATTGCGCGTGGGCGAACTGGTGCAGATGACCGTTGCGGACGGCACGACGGAGACCTTCACGGTGAACGGTAAGAGCCGACGCACCCGGCTTGTGTGCTTGAGCGCACAGACACGGTTAGCCATCCGCAAGTATGTGCAGAGCTGCCCCCACCGGTTGGACGCTGAATCTCCACTGTGGGTAGGTGTAGACGGCAACCCGTTGACCGTGCACGGTGTGCAGGAAGCCATCCAGCGCGTGGGCAAGCGTGCCGGACTGAAGGAGCATCTGGGGTGTCACGTGTTTCGGCGGACGTTCGCCATTTACTCACTGCGCTCCGGCATGAGTTTGGAGCATCTGCGCGAACTGCTGGGGCATCGGGACTTCGCCATGCTCAAGCACTACGTGCAACTGGTGGAAACCGACTTACGGCAAGCGCACCAGCAGCATAGCCCGTTGAGAATGCTGAAGATGCACTGA